The genomic stretch TTAAAATTTCAAAGGATACAATAAAGTCTCTAAATTTATTCTACTCCTTTAAACAAAAAATGGGATTTAAGCCTTCTCTTGTTTGGGAGTCTTTTTTCCTCTTCTTAGCAACATCCGGGGCAGTATTTACATGAATGTTCTCCTTTTCCGGACAAGTTGTGATTTTATGTCCGAGTTTTTTACAAAAAGAACAATTTCTACATTGCTTTTGTGCAGCTTCCTTTCCACCTATTTCTCACCTGAATTTCGGACGACCTTTAGTTTTCGAAACCGGAGGATTACGAATGTGATTATCCTCGCCCAAATTAATGATTTCAGAACCCAATACTTCACTATCTGAACCCAATACCCTGGTATGGAACTCATCACGACACCATCGTAAGGGTAAATATCTCACTGGTATTTCAAAACAGTCTTTATGTATGAACACAGACAATATATGCCGGCAAAGAATACCCCAAAAGTCAAAAAGTTTACAGCTGCAACTAATATTGTCGCAATTCCATACAACATTATGCTTTTGTGTACGTAGCTCTTTATAATGCTGAACAATGAAAACATGAGTGTGATCATCCTCACATACCGTATATTGTGTAGCCCTTCCAAACTCTTCTTGAAACTTTTTGAAAGAAAATGCTGTGAAGATTTTATACACTTGATCTTCCAACGGAGATGAAGTACACAAGGAAGATCCTCTTTATGTATCCAACATGGTATGGTGTAGTTGAGTTTGCCCAATATCCTCAACTGCTAGATCAATCTGCACATGTGCCAATTTATATGAAATCAGTTAAAAATGTATCAACATACATAAAAAGAAATACCGTTAAAAGTGTAGAATAATAAAAAGCTTCAAATATTTACCTGGCTAATAAGTTGAGTCAAACATGACCGTGAAGATGTAAATCGTTTAACAAAACTGTTGACACTCTCACATCTTCCTGTTGTGGTCATACCACCAAAAAAATAATCACGAAGGTAAGCTGGCACCCAATTTCGCCTGATCTTATATAAACCacgcacatgcttattttcttgTAAATCAAACTTTGATACCAGAAGAGGCCACTCTTGTTCGAAATCATCGACATTGTCCAATTTATAAAGTCTATAAAACTCAGAACACCAATCCGAATATCGATTTCTAAGAAGAGCCGTAAACCAAGAAGAAAATTTAGATGTAATATGCCATATGCAATAAGCGTGTTTTGTAGATGACATTTCTATGGAGATTGCTTCTGACATCCATGGATCCTGATCAGTAATAATTGTCATTGGCGGCTTCTTCATCAGTGTAACAAAGGTCTAACAACAAGCACAGAATACGTGAGAAGTATATACGGAGTATAACATTATAACTTTACAACATAGTAAAAAAGTGTATATTTATAGAACATGTGTACCTTCATCAACCAACAAAAAGTAGCCTGAGTTTCTCTTCGCATAAGAGCACAACCAAACAATATAGTTCTCCCATGATTATCAATGCCaataaaaataccaaaaatcatGTCATATAAATTCACCCTATAGGTTGTATCAAACCCAGTAGAATCTCCGTACTTTTGGTACAAATCAAAGCAGTGAGAAGGCGACCAAAATATATTCTCAAGCCTATTCTCATTGTCAATAGTAAAATCAAATTGAAAGTTAGGGTTCTCAATTTTAGCGCTCTTACAAAATTCAAGAAGATCCATAGCGTCATTGGCCAAATTCTCTTGTCGCTTTCTGctaaaaaaattatgaacatcTTTCTTAAAAAATGGTAAATCTCCATATTTCACATTTTTTTGAAGCTCCATCACTCGTATTATTTGCCTGACTGAAAGACCAGCATTTTTATACAACAGAAGTTGTTGTTCATCTTCTTTAGATATGGAGCGATAAGAAGGAAGAAATCGCACTTGAATAGGTGACAAAAGTTGATGGTTATGATGTGAATTAAATTGGGTAACATGCCACTCTTCAAGAAAAATGTCACACGACTTTTTAAGAGTTATTCGCATGAGAGCGTTACAACCACACCTAGTTGATGGTCTGTTTCGCTGCTCCTTAGAAGGCTCCACCATTTTCACTCTCGGAAATCCTTCTCGATGACAAAAAAAATCTCGTCTAACCATTTTTTCATTTTTAGTTTCAAACCGACCTCTGCGAATTGAAAACCCACTTTTTCTAGCAAAATTCTCATAAAACAAATAAGCCTCCTCTTCACTTAGAAAACATTGACCAACAAAGGGTTCAAAAGAGTTTCTATCAATATTTCCTTCTCCATTGTTAATGGACTCACATAATTCATCTTCtggttcattggtcaagtcaaacaaattaattatatttGACCTACATACACAAATCATAGAAAAATATTAGTATATTAAATCCAATTGCATCCTCATTCTACACTACCTAGACTACACTACCCGAGTACCCGTGGCTTGAGCACCAGGTAGTTTCATACTTATCTTATTATACAAGACCATGTAACAATAATAGCAATACAATAAAGGAAGGATACATGCGTGGGTAACCATATATGAAAAGCAACACACATTCTCTTCAGTGACAATAGTATAATTTGTCAAACAAAAATTCTCATTTGTAACGGGCGTCGCAAATTTATAGATAAGATAAAAACAAAATGCACAGGGAGTAGCAATCTGTTTTGTCATATCTACCCACATGGATATTACTTGAGTATGTCCCTTACAAAAGAGACTTGTGAATCAAAATACATGTTAACAAATGAGAAATTGTGCATGGAAATCACATGTCCACGGTTTTATAAGGCATCTGGCCCAAAATGATTGGATTAAATTACGTTCATCAGACTATCAATCCTTTTAAACTGTGTTATCGATTTCACGATATCAATTGTTAATTATAAAGCATAGAAACGCAACATACATGCTAATCGTGACGATAATATGATTAATCAAAATACATGTTAACATCATCCATTAAAGGTCATCTAACAATAATATGGCACAATTCAATTATGACAATACAATATTTTGATCAAGATATAAatacaaataaaaacaaaattttaCAGTAAAAAACAACCAAATATGTGAGAAAAAGACCACATACCTTTCATGAAGAGATTTCGTTGCAGAAGAATTGATTGAATTCCTCATCATTGATTTGGAATAGAAGAAAAGTTGAGTTTTATTAGATTTGTAAACAGTATtgtagaaaataaaaattgaacgATGGAAGAAGATAAATATTAGGAAGATAATAAAAGAATATTTAGGAGAGAGAAATAAGAGATAACTAAGGTAACTAAAAAATCTTTACTGTGGATAATACTTAATGCGTGCCTAATTAAGTATTAATGCGTGCCTATAGGGCACGACACCTAACACACACATTACACGACACTTAAgagttaagactcaaaacaatgACAAAAGGGatacaacaacacaacaaaacaaaaaaaagaaagcaAAGGTCTAAACACGCGCAAAGAAGGGTGcacagccggtccaccggccgtCGGTGGATGACCGGCAGGGAACCTCCTGGAAAAAAAGAGGTGAATTAATAGGATTTAGAGCCGGTGAGGAGATGGGCTGCCGGTTGGCCGGCTGAGAGCCATCTTGAGAATTGTTGCGGGTTGGGAGCCGGTGAGGCGGCCGGCTTCAATTGTTTCCACTTGACTCGGTCTCGATTCCGAGTTCAAGGATAGAAACTAGGGGATGCTCATGGAGATGGTGAATGGAGATGTACGATGTGAGTGAGTGAAGGGGAGTGAAAATGGTGGCTGTTGAGGGGTGTTTGAAGTCGGGTTTTCGAGATGGTGACCAGGGGAGTGAAAATGGTGGTTAATGGTGAAGTGGATGAAGATTGTTGCTGGTGATTCTGGGCTGAGCTGCTGTTGTTATTGATGTTGGCGACGGGAGCATGAAGCAGGGGATGTAGTTTGGTGGTGATTGGTACGAAAATAGAGGTGATAAAGCATGGTAATGGTGGAGTTGTTGAATGAAACGATGATGAAGAATGTCGGACCTAGCTTTTGTTCTCCTTTTTAGTCTTTGCAAAATCATATCAATGACAATTAATAAGTTGGAGGAAGCCAAAAACATTACTCtactaaggggtcgtttggttcatgGGGGAATTTACAGTCCGGATCACCTGTCCCGCAATTTTGTCCCACTCCCTGTCCCATCCACAAAAAACTGACATGTggcaaaaaagaaaataaaaagaaaatgagTCACGTGCATTTATTCCCCCATCTTTCACTGTATCTTCTTCCCCCAACCCCTTCTCACTCTCACATTAAAAACTGGGAATAGAATAATCAAATTCTGAAATAATATGAAATACTTGTGAATTTATGATTGGCGGCCTGTGGATTGGCAGTGACAATGAATTTGATGATGTCGTGGTGGTGTGACAGTTGTCTCACATAATTGCACGTGGTTGTGCGGTACGAGTTTGGTGTTGGGGACGAGATGGGTAGAAGCGGTTATGATTCTGGTGTCGCGGTGGTGCACCAGTAATTATTGTGAGCGAGAAGAGCTTCTGACGCTCATAGTGGTTGGTGCGAAAAAGGAGGTTGATTTTGGGGCCGGAATCGAGCCATGAATGAGTTAAATTACGGGCGGCTACAACTGAATTAGGCGAGGAGACAGAGAAGGTAGTTGTCGTTGTTGTTGCTTAAGCGATACTCGGGTTTCGATCCCAAGTTCGTGCGTGGTGTTTGATTTATGATGTAAGGTGAGCAATAGTGATGAACGATGGAGTGTTGATCCCTTGATCGGATTATGAAGGTTATTTGGGCTATGATGCAGGGAGATAAGGCTGGTTAAGAGAATGAGGAGCTTATTAATGTCAAAACAGAATATTGAAATCTGGAAATGTTCTGTTTTCAATATTCCAGATTTAAAGTGAAAACAGAAGATGGAGTGGTAAAGGAAGAGCGTCAATGCTTATTAATGTGGGAGTGAGAACTGAGAAGGGAGAAGAAAAGGAATGCACGTGATTTgtattctttttattttatttttttgccaCATGTCAGTTTTTTGTGGATGGGACAGGGAGTGGGACAAAATTGCGGGACAGGTGATCCGGACTGGGGAATTTATTTCATGTGGGAAGTAGAAATTCACATGAATTGAGTTCCTACATGTAATTCATGGGAAATGCCCAaaacttgtttggttgccatCCAGGAATTGACACTTCCCATGAAATAAATTCTTGTATGTTGTTTGGTTGGATAACTCAATTCCTATGATTTTTTTGTTGTAAATACTATTTTACCCTTTTGCTAAAATTTATTACTTCACCCTTAATTCATATATATGACATACAAAATTTGATCTTAGCTTACAAGATTTAACAACATGAAAAAAATGATTGTCCGGATGTTCCCATTTATTATCAGAAAatctaataaaaataaattaaagtaGCATAAATTATAAAAAACTATGTTCCAAatagtatccgtcacaagcttgtgacggatatcgccgtcacaaaagagattttatgaattaaacagggAGGAAAAAAAATTTGTGTGAAGAAGATGACGGCTGATAGAAGAGTTAAATGGTTGTGTTTTTAATAGGGGTAGaatagtaaaatattactttaaaAAACACAGGAATTGGGAATGACCAAGGGGGGGCTTGGTCAGCCACTTCCTACATGATGTAGGAATTAGAGTTCCTATGGAACTCTAGATTCCTCCATTTTTAAAAGAAATGGGTAACCAAACAAAAGCCTTAAAtcccaattcatgggattttggaATTCCTGTGTTTTTCTGAGGCAACCAAACAACTCCTAAATAATGTTTTTACAGGAATAACAGTTATTTGTTCATGGTATTATATTGCGTTGATTATGGACATAATACCATATTATGACCGGATTTTAAAGTGTTTGAGAGTGTTATTATAGTTACTCCGTACATATTAAGACGTAATCAGGTACTACATGTCAATGAATCGAGAataaatcaatatctatctatctatctatactagttttatacccgtaaAAAAAAATGTACGGGTCGCAATAGTAGGCGTTATCATAAGATACATGAATATATAATTGAGCGTGATTAAGTGTTCAATACCATGACAATATAAATAGTCATATTTGGAGATTCGAATAGTCGATAATATTAGATTTGAATATCAGATAATATACAACCGTATTTTATCAGAATTATATTAAAAATATTTGACATGTTAGATCCGTTGAATGTATGTAAATTGCAACATTTTATGTAAATGATGACattttaacttatgttttaacataagtaattaaaataagaataaggGAGAAAAATTAGAATTGGGTtgaggagagagggtaattaaatagAATAGAAAATATGGAGGGACCCACATGTAAAAATTTATCAACCAATGAGAAGTCTTTAAAATACTCGCCTTTTATAATATGTagattattaaaggaagcttttttttcGAGCAATTATAGAGTCTCCAACATTGTCGAAAACCTAAATAAtttttaaagtaatttttatctaTTAAATTCCAATTTGTTACTAAGATAGAATTTCATTTTTAGAATAGAGTTTTATTAATAAATTGTTTGTTGATAAAAATCGTGGTAGCTTTTAATCTAAAGAGTGTTACTAATCATAGGACTATTACGTCTATAATCTATCCTATCAACTTTACTGTTACTAtacttttaattaattgtttttaAAAAGATCAGGTTAGAGAGAATCTTTAATGATTAATTTTAGTTAGAAGAGGATTCAAACTCTTTGTGTACATATATATACATGTTCATAGCAAATCAAAACCACAAACATGAAATTCTTTTCCCTTTGCTTCCTGATCCttcgattttttttgttttgctttgTGTTATCCTTCTTCTGTTAGTATTAATTATAACTATTGCTTGTTGATATTCTTTCTTCAATGTTTGCTTATTAATCTCATGGTTCATATAGTAAAAGTTAATCCTTTTACAAAGTCTTGCATAGATTATCGTTTTGCAGGTACAATATATTTTTCAATCTTCGATCGTCAGAAATACTTTAATGAGATATTATACTTATATGTTGATGTTGTTATTATTAACGGTTTTattgtataatttttttttttttttgaagggaagACCCAGAGGTCTACTGCATTAAACGAGAATAAAAAATAACAGCATTGTTTGCACTCGGTGGTAGCTCCTCCAACCACACCGACCTACCAGCTAATCTAGGAAATAAATGAGCTAAAGCATGTGCTACGCTATTGTTCTCGCGACTAGTAAAAGACCAAACAACAGAAATAAAAGAGTTACACAAATTTAAAATatccgacaacaccaaagctagCATATTTTTTCCGATGGCCTTCTTCCTGAGCGCTTCCACGATCACCAAGCAGTCACTCTCCATGACGATCTCTTCATGTCCCCGTCTTACAGCTTCCTTCATTCCTTCCAACACCGCTACCGCTTCCGCAATTTGAGGCTTCCAGTACTGGTCCTAAACCTGCGCAAAACCACACAAAACACTCCCCGAACTGTCTCGGCATACCGCTCCCCAGCTCACTCCTTCCCCTTCCTTAGCCCCCGCGTCCACGTTAATCTTGACAACCCCGCCCTTGGGTGGCTCCCATCCTCTCGTCCCCACATCCCTCACGGTCCTCCTCCTCGCCTTATCCTTATTATCCACCACGAAACCCCCTCCTTCCGTTTCCTCCATAACATCCAAAGCACGTTTAACCACCCGCCAATGATCCACCTCCCACCCATCGAAAATCACCTTATTTCGGTGTTCCCACAAGGCCCAGCAATACACCATAAACAAAGCTTGTTCCCTACCCCCTAAACTTCTCCATCTAGTTTCCACCCATTCCCTCACACAAGCTCCCTCATTCTCCTCTTCACCGAGACCCACTTCTTCCCAGACCCGCTTAACAATGGCACAATCACGAAATAAATGCAAACTAGACTCAACGAAAGAATTACATAAAGAACAAAAAGCAGGCTCACCTCGAACTCGAGTAGCAATGTTCGCTCTTGTTGCCAATGCCTCGCTGCACAGTTGCCAGAAGAAAAGCTTCACTCGGAGCCACACCGGGATTTTCCAGAGCCTATTCCATAGCCATTTTTCCTTCCCCCAATCCGACACACCCCCAAGCTCCAACGCCTCCCTATCCCCAGCCAAACGTCGATAAGCGGACTTCACCGTGAAAACACCATCTTTCTCCCCCACCCAGAACCAGTCATCAGGCGGTCTTGAGCTACTGACCCGTATCCTCTTGATTCTCTCGCACTCAAAAGGCAAAAACATCTCGGCAAGCAGCGGCTCATTCCACTCCCCACCATTCTCCAGGAGCTCAGCTACCGTCATTAGCTCTTTCCCCGGGACCAATGGGCTCAACACCCGCCCCGTTTGAGTCTCGGGAAGCCACGCATCCCTCCACACCCGAATACCCAAACCGTCCCCTACTTTCCTCTCCAGCCACCATCCAACACTCTCCTTGCTTCCACAATACCTCTCCAAGTATAGCTTGGAGCACTACCCAGCTCCGCCGTCATAATGTCCCCATCCGGGTAATATCTAGCTCTCATTACCCGTGCCCAAAGCCCCTCTGGTTCAGTCAACAGCCGCCACACCTGCTTGCCTAGCAGCGCCATATTAAAGAGATAGAAATCACGAAACCCCATACCCCCACGACATTTCGATTGACATAGCCGACTCCACGCCACCCAGCTAATGCCTTTTTTCCCTTCCTCAAAGCCCCACCAAAACCGCGATATTAAAGATTTAAGCTCATCACAAAAGTTTACGGGAATTTTgaaaatactcataacataggTAGGGAGAGAATTGACCACAGCCTTTATAAGCACCTCCTTACCAGCCCTAGACAAGATTTTCCCGCGCCATCCACTCAGTCTCTTGCTCAGCTTATCTCTTAAAATATCCGTTAGGACTTTCTTTGACTTACCCACCACCGTCGGCAGACCCAAGTATCTTTCCTGTTCCTGCACCTCCACAATCCCCAACCGTGTAGCCAAATTACTCCGCTTTTGTAGAGGAATTCCCTTACTAAAAGAGACCGTAGTTTTAGAGAGGCTAACCAACTGTCCGGATGCATCCTCGTAACGCCGCAATATGGAATTAATAACATCAGCTTCCTCTATTCTTGCACGCGTAAAGAATATACTATCATCAGCGAAGAGTAAATGCGAGACTGGTGGGGCATCATTCGCTACTCTAATCCCGTGTAAACTGCCCATCTCGACCGCTCTGCGCATCATTCTAGACAACACCTCAGCACACAGAATAAAGAGATATGGCGACAGTGGGTCACCTTGTCGTAAACCTCGCGAAGGGTTGAAGGATTCCGAAGGTTGCCCATATATTGTATAAATTTTTTGTTTCACCAACAATTTTATTTGCCAACAAGATTAATGAACTACTTATATTATGTACAGGGAAGTTGAGATGACGATAGAAAGCTTATTACAAGCTTCTTTAAGCTATTTTCAAGGTAACATGATATGACAATGGCATGTATATTGCcatattaatattaatttaatttgttCAATTGAGTTTATTTTATCTAATGCGACAATTATATCATGTATAACTCCAAGGATGTATGACAATGACTATACTAATTTTATGGTGGTTTGTTATATTTTGAGGTGACTTCCTAATTCGGTTATTCGTTCAATACGTACTATTTTTCTATTCAACTTTGACAAATTTTAGAAGTCATAAGAAAGAGGCCGGGACCTATGTAGTAGGATTCAGACGATGCATTGCCATGTTGATTTGAGTTACATATGAATTTGAATATAATTTGGAGGTTTACATTTCTCTAGAACACTACAAATAGGCTTATGTCCTTCAGATTACGAGTGTGCATATATAGTTCTTTGTGTTCTTTATTATGTGTATCAAAACCATGGTTACTCCgcaattatgtttttttttttcttcttactttttTCGTTCTCTAATTATATACACTTGATTTTGTTTCGTAACGATGCACACAATTGACTAAGTAAGAATTCATAATTCTATATGATCAACATGCGCAAAGAATCAATACAGTAACATGCAAATGTGTTATTAGCTGTGAAAAAGTTATTTTGCATGTTTTCTTCTTTTTAGTGTTATAATGTTGTGGCTAATATTACTCTCTTTGTCTCTAGTTTACCCTTACTTTATAttttgggacggagggagtagttttCAGTCTTTCAGTTTTGAGTATATAGAAGTCATTAGGATGTTGCTATCAACAAAAGAGTAAATTTTACACAAATGGATTCTCTTAAAAACGAGTAAACGACTCTCACACAATACTTACTACTATATCCTTATATCTACATTAACTATATACGCAATGATCATTTTCATACTTTGTAACGTAATTCATTGCTTACTATCCTGCATATTATTCACCATTTATAAATTAGGGattttctatgttgtacccctaATTTTTTGAAATTATATAGTATGCCCCTAAACTCTATACATTAGTTTATATCATTACTTATTTATTGTTTTCCTAActtagtttcttaatttatctattaaatCGTCTATTTACCATTCCAATTACTCGATAACCTACTCATACTTATTAGTTCGCCGAATTACCCATCAACAAATAGTATACGAATTTAAATAAAAGTCATCAAATCTCCATTATCATTTCATTTTTCATTACGAAAATTTTTAATATTAGTTTGTGCTTATTAAATGtgatttgtaatccttctcataaAGGATGGTGATATATCAttaatgacttaaaataaaaggttaaagTACGATTGTTTGATAGTGATAAAGATAATGGAGATTTGAAAGAGGCCATGATTAACAAATAAGTAAGAAATTTAGGGGTACACCATATATTTCAAAAATGTAGGGATACAATATAAAAAATCGAAAAACTCGAAGGTAAATTGTAGAACATCCCTATAAATTATTAGGGAGTGAAAAAACCAAAATAAGTAAAATACTAATGTAACTTTATACACATATAAAACTATTAACAAAGCTCTAATACTAATATAGCTTACGTTCTATCTTTCACACATAACACTATCAGCATAGTTATATTACATTATGCCTTATATGCTATAGAATGCTTTTCGCTTAAAGAAACTTTTGCCTAAATCACCTAGAGATTAAACTATTCTTTTCATCTCTGTGATGTCAATATACAGATTCGTATTGACGTTAGTCCACAATTGACAAGTGattgcccaaaaaaaaaaaaaacaaattgacgagtagtgggctaaaggttgtttcgagtgggaatgaggttgattgcgacgagttggttgactaaagtttttccttactagatctagaaaggggataataattatgagataataaaatttgaagaaaaaaaggacaataaaaatgagatggaggtagttagatttatttatgcaaaatgaaataaatagcaaagttcgtgtatatatatatataatattcaaacttattcagtttacaaacatagtatccaaacactttgtttgagtatctggaatggaggtaggggaggggacgagaaaaagactaggaagggaaaaggagagagataagagggaagattgcttcttaaacgtttctttgttgaaggagaaataaattgtcttcgataagggagacgaggatccaCATCATCTGGAGTAAAtattggtgtttcatggaggtgaatgagatttatgacttcttagatgtaaaacgtagCAGAAAGGTAGTtatagtggtagtggattggaggttgtttcaagtagtaagaactaattacactggctgatgttttattttgcggttaaattagtggggtggagggagggtgcatttgtagagagtgatgagtttaacgaggatagtgataataaataaggttatttatcagcaaaatatcgcttaccttaaaacatataggtaacatgaataataacaagaaacctcaaatgatcatactgataaacttaatcttgaccccatcaatccaaattaaagtaaaatcttaattctaacaacattgtcgagagcaagggttagatTCCATTGGATtatggatttttctagaagtggGGGGTTTAGTTtgtcacttggttggataaatttgagagaagtttcgaagacaaggatcgatctttcaagggatgagattgttttagatcatgtgtatGAATAGGGAAAAAAATAGGGTTCTGCGTGAagtattttgtttcaaatgagaaggtgcgggcaagactattgttatagggggtgtcataagcagccccaaccatgtagtattgcgttggaatttggttcacattcaaaggtacgtctatagtttgaccgggagatataacatttaactacctgtaaatgtttttacgtaactaccatttagcccaacaatgattaaattatggttgttattctaaagaaggagatttgttgcatcattgagttgattatgcaaaatagatattattgttttccttgaccaattgaaaaacaaacaggtattaatgaacaaattctaaaaaacTATCAGTCTAAGTATCATATATATCTATaattcatattggttttattttcctaaaaaataaagtattttattaatcaaacacttttttattcttatgtcaatattatgttaaggggaattatttgttggtcatgcggcatacataaaatcttagacatgaacgatgtactatatgtctatattccattt from Silene latifolia isolate original U9 population chromosome 2, ASM4854445v1, whole genome shotgun sequence encodes the following:
- the LOC141629682 gene encoding protein FAR1-RELATED SEQUENCE 11-like, which codes for MICVCRSNIINLFDLTNEPEDELCESINNGEGNIDRNSFEPFVGQCFLSEEEAYLFYENFARKSGFSIRRGRFETKNEKMVRRDFFCHREGFPRVKMVEPSKEQRNRPSTRCGCNALMRITLKKSCDIFLEEWHVTQFNSHHNHQLLSPIQVRFLPSYRSISKEDEQQLLLYKNAGLSVRQIIRVMELQKNVKYGDLPFFKKDVHNFFSRKRQENLANDAMDLLEFCKSAKIENPNFQFDFTIDNENRLENIFWSPSHCFDLYQKYGDSTGFDTTYRVNLYDMIFGIFIGIDNHGRTILFGCALMRRETQATFCWLMKTFVTLMKKPPMTIITDQDPWMSEAISIEMSSTKHAYCIWHITSKFSSWFTALLRNRYSDWCSEFYRLYKLDNVDDFEQEWPLLVSKFDLQENKHVRGLYKIRRNWVPAYLRDYFFGGMTTTGRCESVNSFVKRFTSSRSCLTQLISQIDLAVEDIGQTQLHHTMLDT